The DNA segment TGACTCGTGTATTGCACATTAGTACCGATGTACTTAATACTGAAGAAGTTCTACTCATGTACTTAATACAATCTTTTTAATATTGAATAATTTCAACAAAACTAAAGGGTTGAATAAAATCACTTAGATGCAGAGAAGAAGGAACAACTCTTTAATcaatatctgtttttttaatcacagcAGAGCACTTTTGGCGTATGACAACAGACACAGCGATTGGTCGAAAGATGCGCGTAGCTCCGCCCACCCTGCCTCCAAACGGGAGGAAAGGCGGAGCaatgctgccatggcaacagagtcCTGGGACACCGTCCGGAGATGGAGCTgaagaataataaaacaacGTTAAGTACAACAATGGAAGACAGAAGCATCGGCAAACTGTATGCTGTGTTCGGATTGGCCAACCTTCAGGAAGAGCGCCAGGTAAGCTTGGGCAAGGTCAAAGTCCCGCCCACTGGACAACATGCTGTCAATCATGTGAATGAAGGCAAGTGGGAGGCtgctggctccgcccccctctGATGTCAGACAGGTGATCTCGACAGAGAGCGCTGCCGGCCCACAATCCTTCAGGAGACGCACGGGGCGATCGACTGATGGGAGTGTTATTGATTATTACACACTTCACACAAGTTTTTATTCTTAAACTAAATTTTATCCACAATAAAATCCAATTTAAAGACAAGAACGATTTAtctatattaaaatatttatcgaaaaacatttaatgtaataaaCAGGGTgagaagttattattatttttactttataaATAACCTCCctagaaaaacatttgaatctACTAAATTTAACTTGAGAAGTGTTGAATTGAGAAAAATCTAAATCATGAAAATCtatttgaaaaaacattaaataccaaaaacattttgggaaatgaaagaaaaaacttaaaaagataaaaaaatatatatatattaactatTTTTTGGTTGAAGAaagtattaaataataaaaacgtGTAAACTAATATTCTTTTTCATCGTTGAAACTGAGACTCACACGATCCAGATTGAAGagctgactccagatcagaactGAACTCTGACCTGTGAGACATCAGACCCCCCAGGAGCTTCgactgaaacaacaacaacaaccatttattattattgttgtttacaGACTTAGAAACAAAGGGCCATTGCATTAAGCCGGGATATTCAGGTTATCCTGGAAGAATTTAGTTTTGACTTGGTTGCACGAAAGCAGCTTGAATTAAACCCAGCAAAGTGTCCATCACAGGTCTGCTGATGCACCAGTAGTTCATCACCATGGTCATCATCAGACCAGGTTAACAGCCGGGCCGGTCAGACCGGTCAAGAAGATAAAAAACACCTATTTACCAGCATGcaacatgtttttatattttatcttttttgttcaGTCTTGTTTGTTATGTATGAACATTAATTCTAGAAATATATGACAGTTTATAGAGAACTTTTCTGtaaatagatatttttaaatccttccgCATTCAGTCTGCCAggcttttctctgtttaattacagctgccgtTTTTTTGTCATATTAGAGGCTTCACCTGCTCATAAGTTTCCATCAGTTGCTGCTCAGCGGGTTAAAAACGTGCCGCGCGCGTCTCCTCCATCTGTGCATCAGCAGACCTGTGACGGACACCGTGGTCTACTTAAGAAAGCCGTGGACGTGCACTGATCCCAGATGTGTGCACCTGGATTGACTTAACTCCTCCTTCTCATCCCGGCTCAGCAAGCGATTAAGATCGAACTAAAGGCGCTGGCATGTTTCTGCAACTGCGTCTGCGGCTTTTTGCgcagtcgtgtcgacgcactggttttacttcctggttgtaaagtcttgcgtgtgttgcagagcgattcacctccagaacaaccggtggagtcacgtgttttgttgaagatgacctggagagtcacgtctttggtttgtttatttactcagacgtttgtggagatctccctccatgaatcagaggccatccggcatccttatagtccgccaatgacggcttgtacaagtgctcatattaacgcatttcttcccacaaaagctcttcaatctgattgatttctcttcaaaaatcttccttttaaaaCGTGATATTGCGCTATGAAACCgtaaatgtgagactctgtaaaggacgtagtcagcagaccaatcacagctaGTCTAAAATGGGTCTACGCACCCAAGAAGGGGTAAAAACAGCTATAAACTGGGCTTTAGTCAAGCTGCTTTTCACTTattctggatttctttattccaCTTTTGTGCAAAACCCCTCAGGATTTGACAAACTGAAGCTCTACCTTGGTTTCCTGCTCGGTTACCGCGGGCGACGTAAATCGAGGCGTGAGACCAGGAAGCGTCGGCAGGAAGAAGGGAGCAGCAGccggagcagcaggaggcgcgACGGGTTTATTCCTCCTCTGGAAACGACAACCATGattgtttaaataaacattttaaatctgaACTGTAAATCATATAATGTGTAGATCTAATGAaaattatttatacatatacacatatataacattGTATTAATTATTAAGATTAAATTAATCTAATGAGCACTTTTCATACGTAACCGTTTATAGCCAGATTTAACCACATTTCATATGAAGCCAATGACCTTTATGACGTCCAGGTGAAGCAGACTTTTCCATCTCGACTCCGGCAGCAGAGACAGCGTCACAAGCTCCGCCCCCAACTGTTCGGCTGACTTGTACTCATCATCAGCATCctctgatgtcacttcctgtcccgaATCATCCACCACGACCCCTGGAAGCGTCACCTCAACTGGTTGGTAGTCAGCCGGGAGAGGGCGGAGCCCAACAGGCCCACACAGACTTTTATTGGTCCTGAGGGAGGAAAGCTgcactgtgattggctgcttgAGAAGATCAgctgacagaaacacacagatcGGTGATTGGCTCTGACCAGAGGTAAACTCCCAGACTGTCGACGTGAGCCGTCGCCAGGAAGTCTCCAGTCGGCGACAAAGACACGCCCACCGGCGCCATGGCAACCAGGAAGCAGTCGACGAGACTGAGGAAGGAGAAgcattaatattatttaaatgtaattatgtgaaataataaaaatgcgTCAGCTAGTTTATTTGGTTTAGAATGCAactttaagtgtgtgtttaatgATTGAGTGGTTTATGTGAAAGCCAAGTGGACTGTTCCATTCTCACAATCCGGAGGGGAGATCCCAGGTGCGAATGGTGCAGTCCATCGCCACGGTAATCAGCCAGCGACCATCAGGGCTGAACGTCTGAGGAAGAAACATAAGATACATATAGAACGCTGTTAAATGgtctgttagcatgctagcttatATTAGCTGTGTTAGCTCTCCAGCACCCACCATGTCGGTGATGTTGCTGCGGTGACCGGCAAACTTCCTGACGATCCGTCTGGTTTCTATGTCGACCACCAGCAGTGTGAAGTCATCCAGCGCTAATGCTAACATCCCGCtaacataaaacagaaaaacattagCTACATGTCTGTGTAGCATTGGGCCAACCGTCCTGTCTCTGCGTGACATCATGATAACTATCAGCTTCCTGTGTCTGTGACATCATGCTAACTATCAGCTTCCTGTGTCTGTGACATCATGCTAACTATCAgcttcctgtctctctgtgaCATCATGCGTTAGCATATTAgcttcctgtctctctgtgaTATCATGCTAACTATTAGCTTCCTTTGTCTGTGACATCATGCTAACTATTAGCTTCCTGTCTCTCTGTAACATCATGCTAACTATTAGCTACCTGTCTTTGTGTAGCATCATGCTAGCTGGTGCAGAATGTAGCTTCAGCTGCTCTTCCTGTTTCCTACTCTTGAAGCGCCAGAATttgagcagccaatcagagcctgCGGTCAGCGTGAGCTGATTTAGAGCGTCCGTGGCAACGCCTCGCACCGCCCCGCtgtgagctgcagcagaaggtggagagggagggggcggggttaatgatagacagagacacagcatcgacagaggaagatgagagCAACTGAACGCACCTTTCTCCTCGTTGCCATAGCAACCGCGGTGCTGGCCGGACTGCAGGTTGTAGACGTCGACGCGGCCGCATGACAagccaatcacagcaaagttaccacaggaagtgatgtcgaCAGCCTGGGGACAGAGACAGGAGCTGATTTCAGGACAGCTTCCAACAGTCTGGacgagttcacagaggctgtaacctCGTACATCTGTTCCATCATCCACCAGGGTGAGTTTCAACTACGAcaaacctggttcacagcggaactcagaacactacgtctgcagaaggatcaggcctttaggagcggggacaaagacttgtacacagaggcacaatccaagtttagcaaggcggtgagacgCTGAAcgtctgagaaactccaacagttcacaaacacctcaccaactacaagccaaccgactccatgaatgacctccgcctgcagacaagctcaatgagttctactgcagatttgatagacagCGTTCTGACTCCAtccccctctgctcttcatgcacacgtcactttctgttcgctggtgcactttattttcaaCTTTAACTTAAACTTTTATTCCTTAATTTTAAACTAACACAgcataatattttattttattcctcgtgcactgttgtctcgTCGTCTattgtctgctgtcacgcaccaaccgccaagtcacatTCCGTGTatgtgacatattatggcaataaatgtttcctgactcCTGAGGAAGTTACGTGAGTCGCAGGTGAGAAAGCACGTTACCGTGGCGATGCTGGTCCGGCGAGCCGCCGGCGGCTGCAGATGATGAGCTCCCATCGTGCAGCGCTGGTAGTTCCACGTGgtggttgctaggcaaccgCGATGACACGCGACGATGCCATCCCAGTCTGCCTGGCGAGCGGCAGCTATCGGCCAATCAGAGGGAAGAGGACATATTAAAAACAAGGTTCTTTTCATTGACTGTATAGAAAGCACCAGTAGGTACGTTGATGGGAGGGAACCCAGGTAGAAGGTGGGGGGCGGAGCTACTTCAGActctaaaagactaacaaattgtacttataacgccacttatctttAGCAAACTGTAAATTAAAGATACAAACAAGAAATTGCCCGTTCTTGTTGTAtctttatggttgaatgcacttaacGTAAGTCGCTAAATGAGGTGATGAGGACGTCATAGGCGAGCCGGGGGAAAGGAAGCCAACAGCTGACGGAGCGACAGTGTGGGCGGGTGATTAACTGGCGATGGTTGAGCTTGGTGGAGGCACGGGGAAAGGCTGTGATGGAAATTAATACCGATTCACACGGCCACTAATTTTGCTTTACGGCACCACCGTAAATGGGATCACGGCGAGGAGCCTGACGGTGTCGAGTCTGCCTCACCGGAGGAGAACGCCGTGATGGCGGGAAGACGCAGCGCCTCGTAGGTCaaccccttcttcttcttctgctccttcttctTGTTGATGGAGCCTAGAACGGACAAAGGAGCGCTGTGATCTGGATTCAAGCAACGCGACACTCTGACATCTGATTGGTCCAGAGGCGCTTCGTCCATTCAGCAGCTAAAATAAACTGATTGCTGTTGTTGCCGCCGATACAAGTTCCGTCTTCATTGAACGAGTCGGCTGAACTCACCGTGACCCAAGTTCTTGTTGAAGCGCTCGTGTACGGAGGAGAAACTCTGCAGCGTCCCGTCCTGACCTGCAAAACACACGCATTTATGATCCGTTATGACCGCttttaaaatatacaatatGTCAACAATCCAGAAAACATCATTGAAATTGGACATTttgtttaataatttaaattaagTTAATAAGAAAATTAAATCTAAAAGTTGAACGAGAAATAATTTTTCgtaaaaataaagatgataAAATAGACTGATTACGATTACTGACCCTCGGACAAACCATATTTACTTACCGGCGCTGAGGATGTTTTTCCcgtcgttgccgtggtgatgGATGGTGGAGGGCGGGGCACTGTGGCCTTGACGACTGCGTAGCAACCGGGGTGACCCCCCCTCCTGGTCAAATATCCACACCTGAGGAGAAAAATGAAACCGTTCTGAGTACCTGTCCGTCAATCTTTATCGGCGTTTATTAGAATAAACGATCTGACCTTGATGGCGTTGTCGGCGCCGTTGGTGATCAGCAGCGGCTCTCCCTGCAGGAAGGTTGCCGCGGCTACGGCAGTTCTGTGGGCGTGTCTGTGCTGAGTGAGCAGCTGCCGGCGTTCTAGATCCCAGAATGCAATGTGGCCCTGAGGACTGCCGGACGCCACGATGGGGGGCCCGTCTGAGGGACACAGAGTagcaacaggttgtggttaaaataattataatattaattattattatagtatcCGATGATTTAGAATCTCCGCTCACTAAACTCCACCTGTTCTGAAAGCGAGCGAGCTGATTGGTCCCCAGTCCTGCGTGAAGCTCATCAGCGTCTCGTCCAATCGGATGTTATGAATGACGATGCGTCCCGTCGCCGTGCCGACGCCGACCACGTCGACCGCAGGACTCTGGGAAATGAAGTTATtcagcaaatgtttttattaaacataTTCCAGTTAGCAATATTCTTAAACTTTCATGGATTTCATGAACTGTTTTTTTATCAaaactgaaatgtattcatagggcattcaaatgtttttaaaaacacagaaagttTCAATCATTCGAGTTGGTGAGAAACCGACCTGCTGCAGAACCGTGACTCCAGCAGACCAGCCGGGGAACGTGAACAACAACTTACTGGAAAAACAACCACATATTTGAACAACTCCTTCATACATTATTAATGTGTTGACCAGACGCGTTGAGATTTGAATAAATAACGAATcaaaaacaataaatccgtTGCACAAGTGGCTCTCATGAAGCGTGACTTCAGACCTGTTAGCCTGgaagctaacgagctaacgcACTCACCTGGTCTTGATGTTCCAGAGCTGCAGTGCACCCTGGGAGCTTCCCAGCAGCACCTTGTTCAGGTAGGTGCTGGGATGCATCATGGCCGACACGTCAAAGGTGGCGGGGTCAAAGTGCAGCCGCAAGTAGACGTCTGAGAGAGATAGCAAGGCATGATGGGTAATAAGAGGGGGAGGGGATAGAAACTGGAGGGAACttgtgaagccccgcccccttaccTCCTCCCTGAACGTCCCACACGATGAAATCGCCGCCACCGTCAACCGAGATCAGCTGATCCCCgagaggaagcagcagacgcacttcctgtttgtgtccaTGGTAACACATCACCACCTGCACGCAGAGCAAAATGGCTCAAATacttcaaaacaaataaaaactaaGTGTTTGTAAAAGATGGAGGTGGGTTGGGAGTCTGCTCATCCCGTCTACATGTGTTCTgtggcgtatgaccgggtccccgaGAGagactgtgggaggtgctgcgggagtacggggtgagggggtccttgcttggggccaccAATCCtcgtacgcccaaagcgagcgCTGTGTTCGGGTGGTCGGCAGTaagtcggaggcgtttccggtgggggtcggccttcgccagggctgcgccttgtcaccaatcttgtttgtggtcttcatggacaggatatcgaggcgtagtcggggggaggagggtctgcagttcgg comes from the Gasterosteus aculeatus chromosome 14, fGasAcu3.hap1.1, whole genome shotgun sequence genome and includes:
- the wdr36 gene encoding WD repeat-containing protein 36; this translates as MPAGGSSLFSGFRVLGLYSNHVPHALRYHKKHREFYVVTSVGQCFHTYNVNRLGIVAVSNSLSDDISCVAADRMLVFAAAGRLISAFARNKEVVMCYHGHKQEVRLLLPLGDQLISVDGGGDFIVWDVQGGDVYLRLHFDPATFDVSAMMHPSTYLNKVLLGSSQGALQLWNIKTSKLLFTFPGWSAGVTVLQQSPAVDVVGVGTATGRIVIHNIRLDETLMSFTQDWGPISSLAFRTDGPPIVASGSPQGHIAFWDLERRQLLTQHRHAHRTAVAAATFLQGEPLLITNGADNAIKVWIFDQEGGSPRLLRSRQGHSAPPSTIHHHGNDGKNILSAGQDGTLQSFSSVHERFNKNLGHGSINKKKEQKKKKGLTYEALRLPAITAFSSAAARQADWDGIVACHRGCLATTTWNYQRCTMGAHHLQPPAARRTSIATAVDITSCGNFAVIGLSCGRVDVYNLQSGQHRGCYGNEEKAHSGAVRGVATDALNQLTLTAGSDWLLKFWRFKSRKQEEQLKLHSAPASMMLHKDSGMLALALDDFTLLVVDIETRRIVRKFAGHRSNITDMTFSPDGRWLITVAMDCTIRTWDLPSGFLVDCFLVAMAPVGVSLSPTGDFLATAHVDSLGVYLWTNKSLCGPVGLRPLPADYQPVEVTLPGVVVDDSGQEVTSEDADDEYKSAEQLGAELVTLSLLPESRWKSLLHLDVIKRRNKPVAPPAAPAAAPFFLPTLPGLTPRFTSPAVTEQETKSKLLGGLMSHRSEFSSDLESALQSGSFDRPVRLLKDCGPAALSVEITCLTSEGGGASSLPLAFIHMIDSMLSSGRDFDLAQAYLALFLKLHLRTVSQDSVAMAALLRLSSRLEAGWAELRASFDQSLCLLSYAKSALL